A single genomic interval of Oncorhynchus tshawytscha isolate Ot180627B linkage group LG15, Otsh_v2.0, whole genome shotgun sequence harbors:
- the LOC112214696 gene encoding myozenin-2-like, whose amino-acid sequence MSQFSTMTTNERKMQAAAICREVQGPEDAEMDLGKKMSVPKDVMLEELSLASNRGSLLFEKRKRRSEKYTFESIQNVTNTQINSQETTESNSLGVEQSKTTTNTPDPSNTPNPDNIAPGYGGPLKQMEPEKFNSTCLPKSYHSPWDQAIYHSDPSLADSLVNHLAELEAKPEGPGYKSFNRVATPFGGFGGKSTIPAPLFKAPDVEHNTMPELYPELQGEPAVQRPTFNRVACGWAGASTPVILPKMHLDPMFIPESDDL is encoded by the exons ATGTCGCAGTTCTCTACCATGACGACCAACGAGAGGAAGATGCAAGCTGCAGCCATCTGTAGGGAGGTACAGGGTCCTGAAG ATGCAGAGATGGACCTGGGGAAGAAGATGAGTGTCCCTAAGGATGTGATGCTGGAGGAGCTGTCTCTGGCCTCCAACAGGGGCTCCCTCCTCTTTGAAAAGCGCAAGAGGCGCTCTGAAAAATACACCTTCGAGAGCATCCAGAATGTAACCAACACACAGATCAAT AGTCAAGAAACCACAGAAAGCAACAGCTTGGGAGTGGAACAGTCTAAAACAACCACGAACACGCCTGATCCGAGCAACACCCCCAACCCAGACAACATTGCACCAG GTTATGGTGGACCTCTAAAACAAATGGAACCAGAGAAGTTCAACAGCACATGCCTCCCCAAGTCCTACCACTCCCCCTGGGACCAGGCCATCTACCACAGCGACCCCTCCCTGGCCGATAGCCTTGTCAACCACCTGGCAGAGCTAGAGGCCAAGCCTGAAGGACCAGGGTACAAGAGCTTCAACAG AGTGGCTACCCCGTTTGGCGGCTTCGGCGGCAAGTCCACCATACCGGCCCCATTGTTCAAGGCCCCCGACGTGGAACACAACACCATGCCGGAGCTGTACCCAGAGCTCCAGGGGGAGCCTGCGGTGCAGAGGCCCACATTCAATAGGGTGGCCTGCGGCTGGGCGGGGGCCAGCACCCCCGTCATCCTCCCCAAAATGCACCTGGATCCCATGTTTATCCCAGAGTCCGATGACCTTTGA